tcgtctcgacGAGAAGAACACGATGCTACCTCAAAACTAAgttttgagctactggacagaggCTCCAATCTGGGAATTTTTCTCCAATCTAGAAATTTCGCTCCaacctcgctttgataccaattctTGGGGTGTGGATCTAGGAACAACaatcatacacatgcaaaaataaattacaaaaatagaACACCACATTTATGTGGTTTGGCCGAATTGACTtacgtccacgaagcacacaCCAATGCACTATAACTGAGAAaataatacaaggaggaggaggctatTGGCTTTAACtcaactctctctgtctctctctctctctctctttatatcaCACCACACTCTATGCTCTGCACACACAGCTCTACACTCTCTACACACACTTCCACCCACAAATACAACACAACACAACACCCATCACATTTATATAGCCTACGATGAGGGGTAAAATTCAAAGGTCGGTGGCTTAATGTCAGCCATGGTAGGCAAGGTTGGTGGAGGGCTGCTAATCTCCATTTACTGCAGGTCTCCATTTCAACGTAAGCTACAAGAGGTGGTGTTGTCGTCTGCACATACTGCGCGCAACTCAACACAcctctatgtgtgtgtgtctatatatatatatagtaatagaAGCATTTGTCGATAAAGGATTCACCCTCAAATGACCATCTCTTCACTGTTGAGAACAAATCAAAtctatttctcaatttttatttttttttacttgctCCTACGAAACCAAggtcaaaaagattttaaaaatcaattttcagCGATCAAGGATTCCTCAAAAAGTTAAGGAATAGTAATCTTTTTTAGAAATCGAATGGATCTGATCTTATATATAGGGAAGAAAAGTaatcaaaaaaagaaagataAGTATACTTATGTTTAGTAGTGAGGATGTCTTCtaccaattaaaaataataataataataataataataataataataataataataataataaagaaggcAAATTGACCTGTTGTGTCCATCAGGTTTTTTGAGATGATTCATGCACGGGGAAGGGAAATCAGCATTTTTCCAATTGAGATGTGGATTTGTAATATAAAATTTGCATATAATTCAAAACTTTagtttggatttgtgtggattttgaCAAAATCTATTGTTAGTATGAAAATGTATCTATAAATGAGTAAGATGTATTTATCATACTTCTTATTGTTAGAATGAAGGATGTTTGTCTACCAAGAAAATTGTAATAATACAGAAAGAAAGCCGACATTCACAAATAGCCAAAATATTCAGGAAAAGTTGTTTGCGCGTTGCTTTTTTATTAGGTTCGTTGAGAAGATTCATGCATGGGGAAGGAAATCAGCAGTTTTCCAAGTGAGATGTGGACCTGTTCTAATATCCCATCTCATGACAACACCACCTTTATCAGCTATACatttctttttaagaaaaaaaaaatatatagacaTATCATAAGAAACTGATTTTGAGGCCTCACCATAACTATAATTCAGAAAAAGATTATGGTGTCTCCCTCTTCTTTTCGGTGTTGCTTTGTCCTCCTCTCCATTGGCCACTATGCATTTAACAAAAAATTAACACGCTCTGTTCATGAACCATTTAGAGTTTGAGGAATTGCTGTTCTGTTCAAGATTTTCTTCTGCTTTTTTGTGTGGAGGGTTAGGTAATTTACCTAATGAAGAAAGCATTATGTATTTGAGTGACTTAGTTTTCTAGAATTGGGTGAGACAGAACAGTAGCAGAGTGCCCATTTCATGATGTCAAGCAATATCACCATTTTTCTCTTGTTCTTCAACACCTTTCTGTTTCCAGCAGCCACCTCTGCTCTGAACCAAGAAGGTCTCTCTCTACTTTCATGGATTTCAACcttcaattcttcttcttctcccactTTCTTTTCTTCATGGAATCCAACCCACAGAACTCCATGCAGATGGGCTTATGTCAAATGTTCCAGAACTGGTTTTGTTACAGAAATCAAAATCACCTCCATTAATTTGCCTACCACCTTCCCCATTCAGCTTCTCTCCTTCAAGTTCCTTACTACTCTTGTTCTCTCTGATGGGAACCTCACAGGACAAATCCCACCTTCAATTGGAAACTTGTCATCACTGACCACCCTGGATCTCAGCTACAATGCTCTAGCGGGAAACATTCCACCTGAAATTGGGAAACTGTCCAAATTGCAGTCTTTGTCGCTGAACTCAAATTTCTTGCAGCGTGAAGTTCCTAGAGAAATTGGAAACTGCTCGAAGCTTCGACAGCTCGAGCTTTTTGATAACCACCTCTCTGGAAAAATTCCAGTAGAGGTTGGAGAATTGAGGAGTCTTGAAATCTTTCGTGCCGGTGGGAACCCATTGATTCATGGGGAAATACCAATGCAGATATCAAACTGCAAAGAGCTAGTCCTTTTAGGCTTGGCAGATACTGGAATTTCAGGACAGATTCCTCACAGTTTGGGGGAATTAAAGAACCTTAGGACACTTTCAGTCTACACAACAAATCTCACTGGTAAGATTCCTCCTGAACTTGGTAATTGTTCGGCCATGGAAAATTTGTTTATCTACGAAAACCAACTCTCGGGCGGAATTCCTGCTGAACTGGGTCTGCTTAAAAACCTCAAACAGATATTACTATGGCAGAACAATCTAAGTGGAAGTATTCCAGGAGCTCTTGGGAACTGCACAGATTTGACAGTCATTGATTTTTCACTGAATTCTCTCACTGGAGAGTTTCATCCCTCTCTTGTAAATCTTGGTGCATTGGAAATGCTTCTCTTGTCTGAAAACAACATTTCTGGTAACATACCACCATTTATTGGAAATTTTTCCAATCTGAAACAACTTGAGCTTGATAACAACAGATTCTCTGGGGAGATTCCACATGAAATTGGGCAACTGAAAGATCTTTCTCTGTTTTTTGCCTGGCAGAATCAGCTTCATGGAAGCATACCCAATGAGCTGGCCAATTGTGAGAAGCTTCAGGCGTTAGATCTTTCTCACAATCTCCTCACAGGTTCCATTTCGAATGCTCTCCTCAATCTCAAGAACTTAACGGAGTTGCTGCTGATATCAAATGGATTTTCCGGCGAAATACCACCTGAGATTGGCAGTTGCACTGGCCTGGTCCGTTTGCGGCTAAGATCGAATAAGTTCACAGGTTCAATTCCATCAGAAATCGGGCTATTGAGAAGCTTAAGCTTTCTCGAGTTGTCAGAAAATCAATTTACTGGAGTCATCCCTCCAGAGATTGGCAACTGCACTCAGCTGGAGATGGTTGACTTGCACAAAAACAAACTCCAAGGCATGATTCCTACCTCCATCGAATTCCTCATCAGAGTGAATGTTTTAGACCTCTCCATGAACAGAATATCCGGAACTATTCCTGGGAATTTGGGGAAACTTAAATCTTTAAATAAACTTGTGCTGAGTGGAAACTACATCACGGGCTTGCTTCCTCCATCACTAGGCTTCTGTGAGGATTTGCAGTTGTTGGATATTGGCAGCAATCGAATCATCGGCCCTATCCCAGATGAGATTGGTTACCTGCAAGGATTAGATATCTTATTGAATTTGAGTTGGAATTCTCTGTCAGGACCAATTCCTGTAAGCTTCTCAAATATTTCAAAGCTTGCCAACTTAGATCTCTCACATAACATCTTAATGGGAAGCTTAAT
This Malania oleifera isolate guangnan ecotype guangnan chromosome 11, ASM2987363v1, whole genome shotgun sequence DNA region includes the following protein-coding sequences:
- the LOC131168680 gene encoding LRR receptor-like serine/threonine-protein kinase RGI1, which codes for MMSSNITIFLLFFNTFLFPAATSALNQEGLSLLSWISTFNSSSSPTFFSSWNPTHRTPCRWAYVKCSRTGFVTEIKITSINLPTTFPIQLLSFKFLTTLVLSDGNLTGQIPPSIGNLSSLTTLDLSYNALAGNIPPEIGKLSKLQSLSLNSNFLQREVPREIGNCSKLRQLELFDNHLSGKIPVEVGELRSLEIFRAGGNPLIHGEIPMQISNCKELVLLGLADTGISGQIPHSLGELKNLRTLSVYTTNLTGKIPPELGNCSAMENLFIYENQLSGGIPAELGLLKNLKQILLWQNNLSGSIPGALGNCTDLTVIDFSLNSLTGEFHPSLVNLGALEMLLLSENNISGNIPPFIGNFSNLKQLELDNNRFSGEIPHEIGQLKDLSLFFAWQNQLHGSIPNELANCEKLQALDLSHNLLTGSISNALLNLKNLTELLLISNGFSGEIPPEIGSCTGLVRLRLRSNKFTGSIPSEIGLLRSLSFLELSENQFTGVIPPEIGNCTQLEMVDLHKNKLQGMIPTSIEFLIRVNVLDLSMNRISGTIPGNLGKLKSLNKLVLSGNYITGLLPPSLGFCEDLQLLDIGSNRIIGPIPDEIGYLQGLDILLNLSWNSLSGPIPVSFSNISKLANLDLSHNILMGSLMVLGNLDNLVSLDVSYNNFSGFIPSTKFFHDLPATAFSGNKDLCVNKNECHITGSLHGRKFTRNIITYTLIMTVIVIIATVGIISFIQARGTGKNYDEESGLEWDVIPFQKLSFSINDIVMKLSDANIVGMGCSGMVYRIETPTKQVIAVKKLWPTKNGDFPERDLFSAEVQTLGSIRHKNIVRFLAGCSNGKTRLLLFDYISNGSLTGLLHKKKLFLDWDARYKIILGTAQGLAYLHHDCTPPIIHRDIKANNILVGPQFEAYLADFGLAKFVEAPDSSRDTNTVAGSYGYIAPEYGYSLRITEKSDVYSYGVVLLEVLTGMEPTDRRIPEGAHIVSWVNQAVQKTRGDFTSILDQQLLFQSGTQIREMLQVVLGVALLCVNPCPAERPTMKDVTAMLQAIRRENEDFEKPNILCKGVVANQNAAVHSSSFSKSSEPLTRSPSLLP